A genomic stretch from Hemibagrus wyckioides isolate EC202008001 linkage group LG18, SWU_Hwy_1.0, whole genome shotgun sequence includes:
- the fkbp2 gene encoding peptidyl-prolyl cis-trans isomerase FKBP2 has protein sequence MRLYLFLAVTLMTLLTEVVHGAEKKKLQIGIKKRVENCPIKSRKGDVLNMHYTGKLEDGTEFDSSIPRNQPFTFTLGTGQVIKGWDQGLLGMCEGEKRKLVIPSELGYGDRGAPPKIPGGATLIFEVELLSIERRSDL, from the exons ATGAGGCTGTATCTGTTTCTAGCTGTGACCCTGATGACCCTTCTCACCGAGGTGGTTCACGGGGCCGAGAAGAAGAAACTCCAAATTGGGATAAAGAAAAGAGTGGAAAACTGTCCCATCAAGTCCCGCAAGGGGGACGTACTGAACATGCACTACACC GGAAAGCTGGAAGACGGGACTGAATTTGACAGCAGCATCCCGAGGAATCAACCCTTCACCTTCACTCTGGGCACTGGACAAGTCATCAAGGGCTGGGACCAGGGGCTGCTGGG aatgtgtgagggagagaagaggaagCTGGTCATCCCTTCCGAGCTCG GTTATGGTGACAGAGGGGCACCACCCAAAATCCCAG GTGGCGCCACACTCATCTTCGAAGTGGAGCTGTTGAGCATCGAGAGAAGATCCGATTTATAA